The following coding sequences are from one Rutidosis leptorrhynchoides isolate AG116_Rl617_1_P2 chromosome 11, CSIRO_AGI_Rlap_v1, whole genome shotgun sequence window:
- the LOC139874232 gene encoding sugar transporter ERD6-like 7 isoform X1 — translation MMDTIEKVVEQTENAVEDETRAPLIDQDKNGKENNFMVYLSTFVAVCGSFAFGSCAGYSSPTQSAIREDLNLSIAEYSLFGSILTFGAMIGAIASGPMADLFGRKGALRISTAFCTAGWLAIYFAQGPLPLDIGRLATGFGMGVFSYVVPVFIAEIAPKNLRGALTAANQLMICAGVSVAFIIGTVLTWRVLALTGLIPCAVLLVGLFFVPESPRWLAKIGKQKEFEAALRKLRGPDADVSAEADEIQDYIETLQRLPKAKIFDLFQRRYLRSVTIGVGLMVCQQFGGINGICFYTSSIFESAGFPADIGTIIYAILQVIITGLNALFVDKAGRKPLLLVSGAGLVIGCLLAALSFYFKTYEIAVDAAPALAVTGILLYIASFSAGMGAVPWIIMSEIFPINIKGAAGSLATLVNWFGAWAVSFTFNFLLTWSSYGTFLLYAAINFAGIVFIIVMVPETKGRTLEQIQAAINT, via the exons AT GATGGACACCATTGAAAAGGTTGTGGAGCAAACTGAAAACGCGGTTGAAGATGAGACAAGAGCTCCATTGATAGATCAAGATAAAAATGGAAAAGAGAATAATTTCATGGTTTACTTAAGTACATTTGTCGCGGTTTGTGGTTCTTTTGCTTTTGGATCATGT GCAGGTTACTCATCTCCTACTCAGAGTGCAATCAGGGAAGATCTTAATCTGTCAATAGCCGAG TATTCTTTGTTTGGGTCAATATTGACATTTGGAGCAATGATCGGTGCAATTGCGAGTGGGCCCATGGCCGATTTGTTTGGTCGCAAAGGG GCATTGAGAATATCAACTGCTTTTTGTACTGCTGGGTGGTTAGCAATTTACTTTGCTCAG GGGCCTTTGCCACTGGATATTGGAAGACTAGCAACAGGATTTGGAATGGGAGTTTTTTCGTATGTG GTACCTGTATTCATAGCAGAAATAGCACCCAAAAATTTAAGAGGTGCATTAACAGCAGCAAATCAG CTCATGATCTGTGCAGGAGTTTCTGTCGCGTTTATAATTGGAACTGTTCTAACTTGGAGGGTTTTGGCATTAACAG GGTTGATTCCTTGCGCGGTGTTACTAGTCGGGCTGTTTTTTGTACCAGAGTCTCCTAGATGGCTG GCTAAAATAGGAAAACAAAAGGAGTTTGAAGCAGCATTAAGAAAACTTAGAGGGCCAGATGCTGATGTATCTGCTGAGGCAGATGAGATCCAG GATTATATAGAAACACTGCAAAGGCTACCGAAAGCCAAAATATTCGATTTGTTTCAGAGACGATATTTACGATCAGTCACT ATTGGAGTTGGACTAATGGTTTGTCAACAATTTGGAGGAATCAACGGAATCTGTTTTTACACGAGCAGTATCTTTGAGTCTGCAGGTTTTCCTGCTGATATTGGAACCATAATCTACGCGATTCTTCAG GTCATCATTACTGGCTTAAATGCACTCTTTGTAGACAAAGCTGGTAGAAAGCCACTGTTACTG GTTTCTGGTGCTGGATTGGTAATCGGTTGTTTACTAGCAGCGCTTTCTTTCTACTTTAAG ACTTACGAAATAGCAGTAGACGCAGCACCAGCACTTGCTGTAACTGGCATCCTG TTGTATATAGCGTCGTTTTCGGCAGGAATGGGTGCGGTCCCATGGATCATAATGTCTGAG ATATTCCCAATTAACATCAAGGGTGCAGCTGGAAGTCTAGCAACACTCGTAAACTGGTTCGGCGCATGGGCGGTATCATTCACTTTTAATTTTCTCTTGACCTGGAGTTCGTACG GCACCTTCCTTTTATACGCAGCGATAAACTTTGCTGGTATCGTATTTATAATCGTGATGGTTCCTGAAACGAAAGGAAGAACTTTGGAGCAGATTCAAGCTGCCATTAATACTTAA
- the LOC139874232 gene encoding sugar transporter ERD6-like 7 isoform X2: MDTIEKVVEQTENAVEDETRAPLIDQDKNGKENNFMVYLSTFVAVCGSFAFGSCAGYSSPTQSAIREDLNLSIAEYSLFGSILTFGAMIGAIASGPMADLFGRKGALRISTAFCTAGWLAIYFAQGPLPLDIGRLATGFGMGVFSYVVPVFIAEIAPKNLRGALTAANQLMICAGVSVAFIIGTVLTWRVLALTGLIPCAVLLVGLFFVPESPRWLAKIGKQKEFEAALRKLRGPDADVSAEADEIQDYIETLQRLPKAKIFDLFQRRYLRSVTIGVGLMVCQQFGGINGICFYTSSIFESAGFPADIGTIIYAILQVIITGLNALFVDKAGRKPLLLVSGAGLVIGCLLAALSFYFKTYEIAVDAAPALAVTGILLYIASFSAGMGAVPWIIMSEIFPINIKGAAGSLATLVNWFGAWAVSFTFNFLLTWSSYGTFLLYAAINFAGIVFIIVMVPETKGRTLEQIQAAINT; this comes from the exons ATGGACACCATTGAAAAGGTTGTGGAGCAAACTGAAAACGCGGTTGAAGATGAGACAAGAGCTCCATTGATAGATCAAGATAAAAATGGAAAAGAGAATAATTTCATGGTTTACTTAAGTACATTTGTCGCGGTTTGTGGTTCTTTTGCTTTTGGATCATGT GCAGGTTACTCATCTCCTACTCAGAGTGCAATCAGGGAAGATCTTAATCTGTCAATAGCCGAG TATTCTTTGTTTGGGTCAATATTGACATTTGGAGCAATGATCGGTGCAATTGCGAGTGGGCCCATGGCCGATTTGTTTGGTCGCAAAGGG GCATTGAGAATATCAACTGCTTTTTGTACTGCTGGGTGGTTAGCAATTTACTTTGCTCAG GGGCCTTTGCCACTGGATATTGGAAGACTAGCAACAGGATTTGGAATGGGAGTTTTTTCGTATGTG GTACCTGTATTCATAGCAGAAATAGCACCCAAAAATTTAAGAGGTGCATTAACAGCAGCAAATCAG CTCATGATCTGTGCAGGAGTTTCTGTCGCGTTTATAATTGGAACTGTTCTAACTTGGAGGGTTTTGGCATTAACAG GGTTGATTCCTTGCGCGGTGTTACTAGTCGGGCTGTTTTTTGTACCAGAGTCTCCTAGATGGCTG GCTAAAATAGGAAAACAAAAGGAGTTTGAAGCAGCATTAAGAAAACTTAGAGGGCCAGATGCTGATGTATCTGCTGAGGCAGATGAGATCCAG GATTATATAGAAACACTGCAAAGGCTACCGAAAGCCAAAATATTCGATTTGTTTCAGAGACGATATTTACGATCAGTCACT ATTGGAGTTGGACTAATGGTTTGTCAACAATTTGGAGGAATCAACGGAATCTGTTTTTACACGAGCAGTATCTTTGAGTCTGCAGGTTTTCCTGCTGATATTGGAACCATAATCTACGCGATTCTTCAG GTCATCATTACTGGCTTAAATGCACTCTTTGTAGACAAAGCTGGTAGAAAGCCACTGTTACTG GTTTCTGGTGCTGGATTGGTAATCGGTTGTTTACTAGCAGCGCTTTCTTTCTACTTTAAG ACTTACGAAATAGCAGTAGACGCAGCACCAGCACTTGCTGTAACTGGCATCCTG TTGTATATAGCGTCGTTTTCGGCAGGAATGGGTGCGGTCCCATGGATCATAATGTCTGAG ATATTCCCAATTAACATCAAGGGTGCAGCTGGAAGTCTAGCAACACTCGTAAACTGGTTCGGCGCATGGGCGGTATCATTCACTTTTAATTTTCTCTTGACCTGGAGTTCGTACG GCACCTTCCTTTTATACGCAGCGATAAACTTTGCTGGTATCGTATTTATAATCGTGATGGTTCCTGAAACGAAAGGAAGAACTTTGGAGCAGATTCAAGCTGCCATTAATACTTAA